A genomic window from Struthio camelus isolate bStrCam1 chromosome 2, bStrCam1.hap1, whole genome shotgun sequence includes:
- the UTP23 gene encoding rRNA-processing protein UTP23 homolog, whose translation MKITRQKHAKKNIGFYKHNFHFREPFQVLLDGTFCHAALRNKIQIREQLPGYLDGATQLCTTRCVLKELESLGKALYGAKLIAQRFQVRSCSHLKNPVSGSACLLSMIEDGNPHHFFVATQDQDLANKVKKKAGVPLLFIIQNTMVLDKPSPKSLAFVQMLQTNQLVPEHQKQSIVQLKEKEGLTKQVGEKRRKRKRAGGPNPLSCLKKKKKTQESKEPSAEKKKRKRKRNRVKTEAVLSVDKKEEQICL comes from the exons atGAAGATCACGCGGCAGAAGCACGCCAAGAAGAACATCGGCTTCTACAAGCACAACTTCCACTTCCGCGAGCCCTTCCAGGTGCTGCTGGACGGCACCTTCTGCCACGCCGCGCTCCGCAACAAGATCCAGATCCGGGAGCAGCTGCCCGGCTACCTCGATGGGGCCACGCAGCTCTGCACCACCCG atgtgtTCTAAAAGAATTGGAATCTTTGGGGAAAGCACTGTATGGAGCAAAATTAATTGCGCAAAGATTTCAAGTTCGAAGCTGTTCTCACCTCAAGAATCCTGTGAGCGGTTCGGCCTGTTTACTTTCCATGATTGAGGACGGCAATCCTCATCACTTTTTTGTTGCTACACAG GACCAGGATTTAGcaaacaaagtgaaaaagaaggCTGGCGTTCCTCTCCTCTTTATTATTCAGAACACTATGGTGCTAGACAAACCTTCACCTAAATCTTTGGCATTTGTTCAGATGTTGCAGACCAATCAACTTGTCCCAGAGCACCAAAAACAGAGTATTGTGCAACTTAAAGAAAAGGAGGGACTAACAAAGCAAGTaggtgaaaagagaagaaaacgtaAAAGGGCAGGTGGCCCCAATCCTCTCAGctgtctgaagaagaaaaagaaaacacaggagaGCAAAGAGCCCtctgctgaaaagaagaaaagaaaaagaaagcgaAATAGGGTTAAAACAGAAGCCGTGCTATCAGTGgacaagaaagaagaacaaatctGTCTTTGA